The following coding sequences lie in one Halococcus hamelinensis 100A6 genomic window:
- a CDS encoding sulfatase, producing MKTLLLTIDAWRADHASFMPGSVGEHTPNLDRLAAEGTVFSQAVSHGPATPYAFPAVFTSALPLDYGGYEELSADRTLVSEALSPNGWHCVGAHANPWLGEKYGYGRGYDDYRDVGEFGLPGLERGRQFLLENFSLDSPVYRAVQSAYRYVQGPLRMVTGDAAEIEVAREALDDARGDTFVWTHLLEPHAPYTPPKHHREAVGVPETDTTPSQLVTRAQHDPESFSEREREVIRGLYAASVRHADEKVGKLLRAVDDDTLVVVTADHGEALFEHGQVGHEPALYDELVHVPFLVRPPDGANADVVEEQVRHVDIAPTILDYAGVEAPDSYQGRSLRPAVEGEGIETADAISEVASSPTQPGRLDPDELQVGVRTPARKLIYTADGIEGFDLDADPGEEAPVTDLDGEEWADLHAALDERLDSIDVADTGGVERDDDVQERLRNLGYME from the coding sequence ATGAAGACGCTCCTGCTCACCATCGACGCGTGGCGTGCCGACCACGCCTCGTTCATGCCGGGATCGGTCGGCGAACACACCCCGAACCTCGACCGCCTCGCGGCGGAGGGCACCGTGTTCTCACAGGCCGTGAGCCACGGCCCGGCCACGCCCTACGCCTTCCCGGCGGTGTTCACCTCGGCGCTCCCGCTCGATTACGGTGGCTACGAGGAACTGAGTGCCGACCGGACCCTGGTCAGCGAGGCCCTCTCCCCGAACGGCTGGCACTGCGTCGGTGCGCACGCAAACCCGTGGCTCGGCGAGAAGTACGGCTACGGTCGGGGCTATGACGACTACCGCGACGTCGGCGAGTTCGGATTGCCAGGACTCGAACGGGGCCGGCAGTTCCTCCTCGAGAACTTCTCGCTCGACAGCCCGGTCTATCGCGCGGTCCAGTCGGCCTACCGCTACGTTCAGGGTCCGCTGCGAATGGTGACGGGCGACGCCGCCGAGATCGAGGTCGCACGCGAGGCGCTCGACGACGCTCGCGGGGACACCTTCGTCTGGACGCACCTCCTCGAACCCCACGCGCCCTACACCCCGCCGAAACACCACCGCGAGGCCGTCGGCGTCCCCGAGACCGACACCACGCCCTCCCAGCTCGTCACCCGCGCCCAACACGACCCCGAGTCGTTCTCCGAGCGCGAGCGCGAGGTCATCCGCGGGCTCTACGCCGCGTCGGTCCGCCACGCCGACGAGAAGGTCGGTAAGCTCCTCCGGGCCGTCGACGACGATACCCTCGTGGTTGTGACCGCCGACCACGGCGAGGCGCTGTTCGAACACGGCCAGGTCGGCCACGAACCCGCCCTCTACGACGAGCTCGTTCACGTCCCGTTCCTGGTTCGCCCGCCCGACGGCGCGAACGCCGACGTCGTCGAGGAGCAGGTCCGCCACGTCGACATCGCACCCACGATCCTCGATTACGCCGGCGTCGAGGCCCCCGACTCCTACCAGGGTCGGTCGCTTCGACCGGCGGTCGAGGGCGAGGGGATCGAGACGGCGGACGCGATCTCGGAGGTCGCCTCGTCACCCACCCAGCCGGGTCGGCTCGACCCCGACGAGCTCCAGGTCGGGGTCAGGACCCCGGCGCGGAAGCTGATCTACACCGCCGACGGTATCGAGGGCTTCGACCTCGACGCCGACCCCGGCGAGGAAGCACCGGTCACGGACCTCGACGGTGAGGAGTGGGCCGACCTCCACGCGGCGCTCGACGAGCGACTCGACAGCATCGACGTCGCCGACACCGGCGGCGTCGAACGCGACGACGACGTTCAAGAGCGGCTTCGGAACCTCGGCTACATGGAGTAG
- a CDS encoding alkaline phosphatase family protein, which translates to MDVYSRITPERLRRGIETPALIGRELNRFYHTRFETRPHNTAGIDVFAEDWDTLAIADACPLSTFATHHTLPGQLETRVSRGSSTPEWLEANFTGDQRDTVYITANPQYERNRDDLDIRLCEVENVWDSEGWDAEYRTVRPETVTDAVLDAADRYPNKRLLVHYIQPHYPFIGPTGQRYFDGDSLSFWSRVMDGSVNAPDHVLSQAHDENFKLMLPALERLLDERDGKTVVTADHGQMLGQRSFPIPIREWGHPRETYVDELVHVPWLVHETGTRPDITKGDATEAVGHSDDDLSERLAALGYAD; encoded by the coding sequence ATGGATGTATACAGCCGGATCACTCCCGAACGTCTCCGACGTGGCATCGAGACGCCAGCCCTGATTGGCCGTGAACTCAACCGCTTTTATCATACACGCTTCGAAACACGCCCTCACAACACAGCCGGCATCGACGTCTTCGCCGAAGACTGGGATACGCTTGCTATTGCCGATGCCTGTCCATTGAGTACGTTTGCTACTCATCATACTCTTCCAGGTCAGCTCGAAACGCGGGTATCGCGTGGTTCGAGTACGCCTGAATGGCTCGAAGCTAATTTTACTGGTGACCAGCGCGATACGGTGTACATAACGGCGAACCCTCAATACGAACGCAACCGCGACGACCTCGACATCCGACTCTGCGAAGTTGAGAACGTCTGGGATTCCGAGGGCTGGGATGCGGAATATAGAACTGTACGTCCTGAGACCGTCACTGACGCGGTGCTCGACGCCGCGGACCGTTACCCCAATAAACGACTACTCGTTCATTATATCCAGCCACACTATCCATTTATCGGGCCTACGGGACAGCGCTACTTCGACGGTGATTCACTCTCATTTTGGTCCCGTGTGATGGACGGTAGTGTGAACGCTCCCGACCATGTCCTCTCTCAGGCTCACGACGAGAACTTCAAGCTCATGCTCCCTGCGTTGGAGCGTCTCCTTGACGAACGGGATGGAAAGACGGTCGTAACGGCCGACCACGGTCAGATGCTTGGCCAACGTTCGTTTCCAATTCCGATACGAGAGTGGGGGCACCCACGTGAAACGTACGTCGACGAACTCGTACATGTCCCTTGGCTCGTCCACGAAACCGGTACTCGGCCCGACATCACAAAAGGGGATGCAACCGAAGCAGTAGGCCATTCGGACGATGATCTCTCCGAGCGGCTTGCAGCACTTGGCTACGCGGACTGA
- a CDS encoding HPP family protein translates to MFDNARAYLRAALSRSRRFERREVHDFRRWIESSRNLIHLSVLLFVPLLVGLVTLISNVADLSFLLFPPLAAGAYLLFAHPEERYAAPWRFVSGLTAGAACGWIAVATLSQFYYAPSAAQEIHAGGAALAMFLTGAATWAFDIEEPAAFSTALLAVVERASGFAYVVSIAVSSMIVAGVFLVWHRQVYSHRARYLYQSTKGDDHVLVPMRGDHADATAMFGGRLAAAHDAGKVVLFDLVDPDEAGASATEPDSDGQTVATDGGVDADAPEPGSTKPHAGRLERCADAVEATVGVPCEVVVARRGSEPPAKTTLRTARESNCDLVVTPYEEGEGGLSSFVTSLFRTDMDVVVHRSIDGRTEWGRVLVSVRQASDVARSMLDFACRLAGSSGRIGVCHCISTAAERRDAESMLADLVETFSTRIETRVAHGPAEDFLAAASSHTDLVVLGASTDRSAVSRLLAPATFERLHDIECDVAIVDRRYRPLDHN, encoded by the coding sequence ATGTTCGATAACGCGCGGGCGTACCTCCGCGCCGCGCTCTCGCGGTCCCGGCGGTTCGAACGCCGGGAGGTCCACGACTTCCGCCGGTGGATCGAGAGTTCCAGGAACCTGATCCACCTCTCCGTCCTGCTGTTCGTGCCGCTCCTAGTCGGCCTCGTGACGCTGATCTCGAACGTCGCCGACCTCTCCTTCCTCCTCTTTCCGCCGCTGGCCGCCGGCGCGTATCTCCTGTTCGCCCACCCCGAGGAGCGCTACGCCGCCCCTTGGCGGTTCGTCTCGGGGCTGACCGCCGGTGCGGCGTGTGGCTGGATCGCGGTCGCGACCCTCTCACAGTTCTACTACGCCCCCTCGGCGGCCCAGGAGATCCACGCCGGCGGCGCGGCGCTCGCGATGTTCCTGACCGGGGCGGCGACGTGGGCGTTCGACATCGAGGAGCCGGCGGCGTTCTCGACCGCGCTCCTCGCCGTCGTCGAGCGGGCCTCGGGGTTCGCCTACGTCGTCTCCATCGCGGTGTCGAGCATGATCGTCGCGGGCGTGTTCCTCGTCTGGCACCGCCAGGTCTACTCCCATCGGGCCCGCTACCTCTACCAGTCGACGAAGGGCGACGACCACGTCCTCGTGCCGATGCGCGGCGACCACGCCGACGCCACCGCGATGTTCGGCGGTCGCCTCGCCGCCGCCCACGACGCCGGCAAGGTGGTGCTGTTCGACCTCGTCGACCCCGACGAGGCCGGGGCGAGTGCCACGGAACCGGACTCGGACGGACAGACCGTCGCCACCGACGGTGGGGTGGACGCCGACGCGCCGGAGCCGGGGTCGACGAAACCCCACGCCGGCCGGCTCGAACGGTGTGCGGACGCCGTCGAGGCCACCGTCGGGGTTCCGTGTGAGGTCGTCGTCGCCCGGCGCGGCTCCGAACCACCCGCCAAGACCACGCTCAGGACCGCGCGCGAGTCCAACTGCGATCTGGTGGTCACACCCTACGAGGAGGGCGAAGGCGGGCTGTCGTCGTTCGTGACCTCGCTGTTTCGGACCGACATGGACGTGGTGGTACACCGGTCGATCGACGGACGGACCGAGTGGGGGCGGGTGCTGGTGTCGGTCCGGCAGGCCAGCGACGTCGCCCGGAGCATGCTCGATTTCGCGTGCCGGCTCGCGGGTTCCTCGGGACGGATCGGCGTCTGTCACTGTATCTCGACGGCCGCCGAGCGCCGCGACGCCGAGAGCATGCTCGCCGACCTCGTCGAGACCTTCTCGACCCGCATCGAGACGCGGGTGGCACACGGCCCCGCCGAGGACTTCCTCGCGGCCGCGTCGTCCCACACCGACCTCGTGGTGCTCGGGGCCAGCACCGACCGGAGTGCCGTCTCGCGGTTGCTCGCGCCGGCGACGTTCGAACGGCTCCACGACATCGAGTGCGACGTGGCGATCGTCGACCGTCGGTACCGACCGCTCGACCACAACTGA
- a CDS encoding glycosyltransferase family 4 protein, giving the protein MSGTRVVLCPHLSVEHYRGGEKWVCSLANRLASDGVDVSVRALPYAPGGERRVAVRDVLDPDIPYREAWHHDLSEFDTAYIFYNPFSELFFSGGGTRIAGVHSWVFVSRKLYEAHYGAVPTAVKLLYRTVGKRDLSRFDVVHSVTPAYDSPHPNTVHIPNFVDTDRFSPDNAPLDDEFTVLTTAAHIREKGWDTIQDVAERLPSNVRVVTTGEGAGEVEGLGFLDEDELAAAYARAHVVLHPARVDTDSMVINEACASGTPVVTTPLSTHVRENEAVLQAETPRGMAHAIALLHSEWAHDDGYAERCDRARSEGESHAIEAVYPKLKDLLLSPPTRERGGDRTEVHT; this is encoded by the coding sequence ATGTCCGGTACACGCGTCGTTCTCTGTCCCCACCTCTCGGTCGAACACTACCGTGGCGGCGAGAAGTGGGTCTGCTCGCTCGCCAACCGTCTCGCCAGCGACGGCGTCGACGTCTCGGTCCGTGCCCTCCCCTACGCGCCCGGTGGCGAGCGCCGCGTCGCGGTGCGGGACGTGCTCGACCCCGACATCCCCTATCGCGAGGCCTGGCACCACGACCTCTCCGAGTTCGACACCGCGTACATCTTCTACAACCCCTTCTCCGAACTCTTCTTCTCCGGCGGTGGCACCCGGATCGCGGGCGTCCACTCCTGGGTGTTCGTCTCGCGGAAGCTCTACGAGGCCCACTACGGTGCGGTGCCCACGGCGGTCAAACTCCTCTATCGAACCGTCGGCAAACGCGACCTCTCGCGGTTCGACGTCGTCCACTCCGTGACCCCGGCCTACGACTCCCCGCACCCGAACACGGTCCACATCCCGAACTTCGTCGACACCGACCGGTTCTCGCCCGACAACGCACCGCTCGACGACGAGTTCACCGTCCTCACCACCGCCGCCCACATCCGCGAGAAGGGCTGGGACACGATACAGGACGTGGCCGAGCGGCTTCCATCGAACGTTCGAGTGGTGACGACCGGCGAGGGCGCGGGGGAGGTCGAGGGACTCGGCTTCCTCGACGAGGACGAACTCGCCGCGGCCTACGCCCGTGCGCACGTCGTGCTCCACCCCGCCCGGGTCGACACCGACAGCATGGTGATAAACGAGGCGTGTGCCTCCGGAACCCCCGTGGTGACGACCCCGCTCTCGACGCACGTCCGGGAGAACGAGGCGGTGTTGCAGGCCGAAACCCCGCGCGGGATGGCCCACGCGATCGCGCTCCTGCACAGCGAGTGGGCTCACGACGACGGCTACGCCGAGCGGTGTGACCGCGCCCGTTCGGAGGGCGAGTCCCACGCCATCGAAGCGGTCTATCCCAAACTCAAGGACCTGCTGCTCTCGCCGCCGACCCGCGAGCGCGGCGGTGACCGAACGGAGGTCCACACGTGA
- a CDS encoding GtrA family protein gives MSVLDEVRERSLFDPQNKRLVLYIAVGLVGAAINQAVTVGSFKLGVPYLIAGVLGRVLSTLSNYVMNDSVTWRGRGAAGFGQWCWRGVKYVATRLVGIGIGTVALVVFYDFLGIPFFWANLLSMGVGLLWGFGASEKWVWSTEDSSWSLDSVKQYFGEDKRE, from the coding sequence GTGAGCGTGCTCGACGAGGTCCGCGAGCGCTCGCTGTTCGACCCCCAGAACAAGCGACTCGTGTTGTACATCGCGGTCGGTCTGGTCGGGGCTGCGATCAATCAGGCCGTCACCGTCGGCAGCTTCAAACTCGGGGTTCCCTATCTGATCGCCGGGGTACTCGGACGCGTTCTCAGTACGCTCTCGAACTACGTGATGAACGACAGCGTGACGTGGCGCGGCCGCGGTGCGGCGGGCTTCGGTCAGTGGTGCTGGCGCGGCGTGAAGTACGTCGCCACCCGTCTCGTGGGTATCGGTATCGGGACCGTTGCACTCGTCGTCTTCTATGACTTCCTGGGGATCCCGTTCTTCTGGGCGAACCTCCTGTCGATGGGTGTCGGCCTGCTCTGGGGCTTCGGCGCGAGCGAGAAGTGGGTCTGGAGTACGGAGGACTCCTCCTGGTCGCTCGACTCCGTGAAGCAGTACTTCGGCGAGGACAAGCGTGAGTAG
- a CDS encoding O-antigen ligase family protein, which produces MTTSKENLLLLLVLLLASLLVGIEIPEGIAYVAVAAVYGIVLIICFVRGRLGIAYSRTFLYLIGVLWAIFVLNVALNPTPRSLLRGISFIVFSALTLFVVPGTFSREEFIDALSIVAVAVGLVAIPIGASTLLSTGSGFGVYATSGTLLGTGIELPVLMSIFENPNYLATLSALGLVASFGLADGSRRREIAILFGGVCLLSLVLSQGRAGFLALVGGGIVYIVYRIGGARFATPVVVLGILCAALFFVFAVVSIGGLRVPESVLNNRQGLWSAAIAAISERPFLGWGLIDTPQILADHGAPTPAGHVFGTHNSYLRMFLISGISGGVLYLGAIGYTLYRSLRVEENSQGSAGLPLALLVVVLIIHMFNGSTIFGLSFVSLFSALVIGYGQQPSNRINITRKYSEISKKICRQLEVKI; this is translated from the coding sequence GTGACCACCTCCAAGGAAAACTTATTGCTATTACTAGTACTTTTGTTAGCGAGTCTTCTTGTTGGAATAGAGATTCCAGAGGGAATCGCCTATGTTGCTGTCGCAGCGGTTTATGGCATAGTCCTCATAATTTGTTTTGTTCGGGGTCGTCTCGGAATTGCGTACAGCAGGACATTCTTGTACCTTATCGGCGTCCTGTGGGCAATATTCGTACTGAATGTTGCGTTGAATCCTACCCCAAGATCCTTACTCCGAGGTATTTCATTCATCGTATTTTCTGCGCTCACACTCTTTGTTGTTCCTGGCACGTTTTCACGCGAAGAATTTATAGATGCACTTTCGATTGTCGCAGTTGCGGTAGGGCTAGTAGCCATCCCAATAGGTGCTTCGACATTACTGTCCACTGGTAGTGGCTTCGGTGTCTATGCTACCTCAGGCACATTACTGGGAACCGGAATCGAGCTGCCTGTTTTAATGTCTATATTCGAGAATCCAAACTATCTCGCTACACTCTCTGCATTGGGGCTTGTTGCGTCATTTGGTCTCGCAGATGGTTCACGAAGACGCGAGATCGCTATTTTGTTTGGAGGAGTCTGTCTACTTTCACTCGTTCTTTCGCAGGGTCGAGCCGGGTTCTTAGCGCTGGTAGGGGGAGGAATTGTCTATATCGTATACCGTATTGGAGGGGCTCGTTTTGCGACACCTGTAGTTGTGCTCGGTATTTTGTGCGCGGCCCTGTTTTTCGTATTTGCTGTTGTGAGCATTGGAGGACTTAGGGTTCCCGAATCAGTGCTCAACAATCGGCAAGGCCTGTGGAGTGCAGCGATTGCTGCAATTAGCGAACGCCCATTTCTTGGCTGGGGATTAATCGACACTCCTCAAATCCTTGCGGACCACGGTGCTCCGACACCAGCAGGACACGTTTTCGGAACACATAACAGCTACCTTCGGATGTTTCTGATATCAGGGATTAGCGGAGGGGTGCTCTACCTCGGTGCTATTGGTTACACCCTATACCGTTCCCTCAGAGTAGAAGAGAACTCTCAGGGGAGCGCGGGGTTACCCCTTGCTCTCCTAGTGGTGGTTCTCATCATACACATGTTCAATGGCTCCACGATATTTGGGCTGAGTTTCGTGTCGCTGTTCAGTGCATTGGTCATTGGCTACGGCCAGCAGCCATCAAACCGAATTAACATCACTCGGAAATATAGCGAGATCTCGAAGAAAATTTGCCGGCAGCTGGAAGTAAAAATCTGA
- a CDS encoding DUF2079 domain-containing protein: protein MSRLSESIGREKSDTSFTDRVTGALPARNDPTWLVVLLALALFVGFSVYTSLLHVRFATTGADLGAYTHMFSSTLNGEGWLDNGKYRVELLSSSYWGAHFSLTLLAFIPLFALVPSVYTLLVVKCFVLAASVVVLWVLARDRLGARLGGVVTLSYAFNPFLWSAWSFDFQEQILIPPLLFAAYYCYRKDRTLAFLVLFSLVLFTNEFVIFPAIGFTAGLAVAAVLAGRAREKAPAIVGAVVTLGLARFVSSTVIEHFSRASGLPVYVIAEPLQAYVQSGTRVSILDLLGVVLANPTVLIDSATFAVEDKLLFFAAFMLPVLFLALFDELSLFALGPYLGFAWIFTGASKAVYFEFGAHYPLYLLPFVYIGVIHLLARLSTRFDGISIPSRAAFSGVATGVLVLCLVAGIASGGGHLAAPPPADEDHDAVLQTAIDSIPADATLLAQNDIYPHVATRPNASFIVSQTTFETYEQRYGPVSPEYVLIDTDLNPDASWGRTVQRSFGERLGDEYGLLRYQDGVQVYQRGYEGRTYGVTQRDPSPRTYDASEFATENGTQANGTLVSEAGSSGEYVWFGPYDTLAPGNYTATFRVNVSGDGDDPVLLTQVAGGEDHVELANATVTPGDGWQNVSVPFRLTESTSELEYRGVRRGEGRIVLDRVRISYPETANTTEGGA, encoded by the coding sequence GTGAGTAGGCTCTCGGAATCGATCGGCCGCGAGAAAAGCGACACGTCGTTCACCGACCGGGTGACCGGCGCGCTGCCGGCCCGCAACGACCCGACGTGGCTGGTCGTCCTGCTCGCGCTGGCGCTGTTCGTCGGTTTCTCGGTATACACCTCGCTTCTGCACGTCCGCTTCGCGACCACGGGGGCCGACCTCGGGGCGTACACCCACATGTTCTCCTCGACGCTCAACGGGGAGGGCTGGCTCGACAACGGCAAGTACCGCGTCGAACTCCTCTCGTCGTCGTACTGGGGCGCGCACTTCTCGCTGACGTTGCTCGCCTTCATCCCGCTGTTCGCGCTGGTGCCCTCGGTCTACACCCTCCTGGTGGTGAAGTGCTTCGTGCTCGCGGCGAGCGTCGTGGTGCTCTGGGTGCTCGCCCGCGACCGGCTCGGTGCCCGTCTCGGCGGGGTCGTGACGCTCTCGTACGCGTTCAACCCGTTCCTCTGGTCGGCGTGGTCGTTCGATTTCCAAGAACAGATCCTGATCCCGCCCCTCCTGTTCGCGGCCTACTACTGCTATCGGAAGGACCGAACCCTCGCCTTCCTCGTCCTCTTCTCGCTGGTGTTGTTCACCAACGAGTTCGTGATCTTCCCCGCGATCGGCTTCACCGCTGGGCTCGCGGTCGCGGCGGTCCTCGCGGGTCGGGCGCGCGAGAAGGCCCCGGCCATCGTCGGCGCGGTGGTCACCCTCGGGCTGGCGCGGTTCGTCTCCAGCACCGTGATCGAACACTTCAGTCGGGCGAGCGGGCTCCCGGTCTACGTGATCGCCGAACCCCTCCAGGCGTACGTCCAGAGCGGGACGCGGGTGTCGATCCTCGACCTCCTCGGCGTCGTGCTCGCGAACCCCACCGTTCTGATCGATTCGGCGACGTTCGCGGTCGAGGACAAACTCCTCTTCTTCGCGGCGTTCATGCTCCCCGTCCTCTTCCTCGCGCTGTTCGACGAACTCTCGTTGTTCGCGCTCGGCCCGTACCTCGGCTTCGCTTGGATCTTCACCGGCGCGTCGAAGGCGGTCTACTTCGAGTTCGGTGCCCACTACCCGCTTTACCTCCTGCCGTTCGTCTACATCGGGGTCATCCACCTCCTCGCGCGGCTCTCGACCCGATTCGACGGGATCTCGATACCGTCACGGGCGGCGTTTTCGGGGGTCGCCACCGGCGTGCTGGTGCTCTGTCTCGTCGCAGGCATCGCCTCCGGCGGCGGCCACCTCGCAGCCCCGCCGCCGGCGGACGAGGACCACGACGCCGTCCTCCAGACGGCCATCGACTCGATCCCGGCGGACGCGACCCTGCTCGCCCAGAACGACATCTATCCCCACGTCGCCACCCGTCCCAACGCGAGCTTCATCGTGAGCCAGACGACGTTCGAGACCTACGAACAGCGATACGGACCGGTGTCGCCGGAGTACGTCCTGATCGATACGGACCTCAACCCGGACGCGTCCTGGGGACGAACCGTCCAGCGGAGCTTCGGTGAGCGCCTCGGCGACGAGTACGGGCTGCTTCGCTATCAGGACGGCGTCCAGGTCTACCAGCGGGGCTACGAGGGTCGGACCTACGGGGTGACACAGCGCGACCCGAGCCCGCGGACCTACGACGCGAGCGAGTTCGCGACCGAGAACGGGACCCAGGCGAACGGCACCCTCGTGAGCGAGGCGGGCTCCTCGGGCGAGTACGTCTGGTTCGGCCCCTACGACACCCTCGCGCCGGGCAACTACACCGCGACCTTCCGGGTCAACGTCTCCGGCGACGGCGACGACCCCGTGTTGCTGACGCAGGTCGCCGGCGGCGAGGACCACGTGGAGCTCGCGAACGCCACGGTCACGCCCGGCGACGGCTGGCAGAACGTCTCGGTGCCGTTCCGCCTGACCGAGAGCACCTCGGAGCTCGAGTACCGCGGGGTCAGACGGGGCGAGGGTCGGATCGTGCTGGACCGGGTGCGGATATCCTATCCGGAAACCGCAAACACCACGGAGGGCGGGGCGTGA
- a CDS encoding DUF2079 domain-containing protein — protein sequence MSTADHVRTAVDRRVPDRGDPAWYVLGFALLLFVGFSVYMSLLYRSYWLTGADFGTYVHMFAQTVEGNGFLEQGKYTARGPESSYWGGHFTATLLAFLPVYALVESPYTLIVSKAFVLAASVPMCWKLARDQLSSTRIAGLVTASYALNPFLWNAWLFDFQEQILLPILLFAGYYAYTKRRYVTFVVFLTLVLFTNEFTAILVGGFLVALAVIAYRGNRLREEAPMLAVSAVILVVSRVVAGWAIGVYTDSSGLPTDVVSPAFQAYITGSRVTIGNLVGILFAHPSLFVDAIAIDLFDKVVFLILLLLPVLFLAVADEVTVLSLVPFLGFAWVFAGRDVYYTFGAHYPFYLLPFVYIGAIRVLSRVDLSRRPEFDTDAWWNTTRGVLSGLFAVILVVNLAVGVAMGAQKDAVPRGGDDVETINEAIEVVPENASLITQNDIFPHVATRDDVTFTANRTLYYRYQRENPPPRPEYILMDTDLETQGIEWSQPLRTIFEGQLGDEYGLYAYDGDVWVFRQGYNGTTRGIGGDYGFDPKTYELSDIVRNEAIIIDGQLVGTGGQDGTYYWYGPGAMLPPGDYTATFQVNATSTGDQPVATLEAATGATPRPIASENVTTTDGLTNVTVDFSLDSVEPNVELRAKRAGGTGRLAFENVTVSARNDTPNASATAG from the coding sequence ATGAGCACCGCCGACCACGTCAGGACCGCCGTCGACCGCCGGGTTCCCGACCGGGGGGACCCGGCGTGGTACGTCCTCGGGTTCGCCCTCCTGCTGTTCGTCGGCTTCTCGGTCTACATGTCGCTGCTCTACCGAAGCTACTGGCTCACTGGCGCGGACTTCGGTACCTACGTCCACATGTTCGCACAGACGGTCGAGGGGAACGGGTTCCTCGAACAGGGCAAGTACACCGCCCGTGGGCCCGAGAGCTCCTACTGGGGCGGACACTTCACCGCCACCCTGCTCGCCTTCCTCCCCGTGTACGCCCTCGTGGAGTCGCCGTACACCCTCATCGTCTCGAAGGCGTTCGTGCTCGCGGCGAGCGTTCCGATGTGCTGGAAGCTCGCGCGCGACCAGCTCAGTAGCACGCGGATCGCCGGGCTGGTGACCGCCTCCTACGCCCTCAACCCCTTCCTCTGGAACGCGTGGCTCTTCGACTTCCAAGAACAGATCCTCCTGCCGATCCTCCTGTTCGCCGGCTACTACGCCTACACCAAGCGCCGGTACGTCACGTTCGTGGTCTTCCTCACGCTGGTGTTGTTCACCAACGAGTTCACCGCGATCCTGGTCGGGGGCTTTCTGGTGGCGCTCGCGGTCATCGCCTACCGCGGGAACCGGCTCCGAGAGGAGGCCCCGATGCTCGCCGTCAGCGCCGTGATACTCGTGGTCTCGCGGGTCGTCGCGGGCTGGGCGATAGGGGTCTACACCGACTCCTCGGGCCTGCCGACCGACGTCGTCTCGCCGGCGTTCCAGGCCTACATCACGGGCTCGCGGGTCACGATCGGGAACCTCGTCGGCATCCTGTTCGCCCACCCCTCGCTCTTCGTCGACGCCATCGCGATCGACCTCTTCGACAAGGTGGTCTTCTTGATCCTCCTGCTCCTGCCGGTGTTGTTCCTCGCCGTGGCCGACGAGGTCACGGTGCTCTCGCTGGTCCCCTTCCTCGGGTTCGCGTGGGTCTTCGCCGGGCGCGACGTCTACTACACCTTCGGCGCACACTACCCCTTCTACCTCCTGCCATTCGTCTACATCGGGGCCATCAGAGTGCTCTCGCGGGTCGACCTCTCGCGACGGCCCGAGTTCGACACCGACGCGTGGTGGAACACGACCCGTGGGGTGCTCTCCGGACTGTTCGCGGTGATCCTCGTCGTGAACCTCGCCGTCGGGGTGGCGATGGGGGCCCAGAAGGACGCCGTCCCGCGCGGTGGCGACGACGTCGAGACGATCAACGAGGCGATCGAGGTGGTCCCGGAGAACGCCTCGTTGATCACCCAGAACGACATCTTCCCGCACGTCGCCACCCGTGACGACGTCACCTTCACCGCGAACCGCACACTCTACTACCGGTACCAACGCGAGAACCCCCCGCCGAGGCCCGAGTACATCCTGATGGACACCGACCTCGAAACCCAGGGCATCGAGTGGTCGCAGCCGTTGCGCACGATCTTCGAGGGCCAGCTCGGTGACGAGTACGGCCTCTACGCCTACGACGGCGACGTCTGGGTGTTCAGACAGGGCTACAACGGGACGACCCGTGGTATCGGTGGCGACTACGGGTTCGACCCCAAAACCTACGAGCTCTCGGATATCGTCCGCAACGAGGCGATCATCATCGACGGCCAGCTCGTCGGCACCGGCGGCCAGGACGGGACCTACTACTGGTACGGTCCGGGTGCGATGCTCCCGCCCGGCGACTACACCGCGACCTTCCAGGTCAACGCCACGAGCACCGGCGACCAGCCCGTCGCCACCCTCGAAGCCGCGACCGGGGCGACCCCGCGGCCGATCGCGAGCGAGAACGTGACGACCACCGACGGCCTCACGAACGTCACCGTCGACTTCTCGCTCGATAGCGTCGAGCCGAACGTGGAACTCCGGGCGAAGCGGGCCGGCGGAACGGGCCGGCTCGCCTTCGAGAACGTCACCGTCTCCGCCCGGAACGACACCCCGAACGCGTCGGCGACGGCCGGGTAG